A stretch of the Clavibacter sp. B3I6 genome encodes the following:
- a CDS encoding Lrp/AsnC family transcriptional regulator, which yields MPTKDSRTREPLDEIDRTLVALLRADARTPNSRLAEQAGIAPSTCVTRVRGLVERGVITGFTATIDADAVGVGLQALISIAIRAGARHEMARFADEMRELADVVQLFFLGGSEDFIVHIAVRDSDHLRDFVLDHLSAHPAVASTRTSVVFDHHYSGPAVGDPAV from the coding sequence ATGCCGACGAAGGATTCGCGGACGCGCGAGCCCCTGGACGAGATCGACCGCACGCTCGTCGCGCTCCTCCGGGCCGACGCGCGCACCCCGAACAGCCGCCTCGCCGAGCAGGCGGGCATCGCGCCGTCGACCTGCGTGACCCGCGTGCGCGGCCTCGTGGAGCGCGGCGTGATCACCGGCTTCACCGCCACCATCGACGCCGACGCGGTGGGCGTGGGCCTGCAGGCGCTCATCAGCATCGCGATCCGCGCGGGCGCCCGACACGAGATGGCCCGCTTCGCCGACGAGATGCGCGAGCTGGCCGACGTGGTGCAGCTCTTCTTCCTCGGCGGTTCCGAGGACTTCATCGTCCACATCGCCGTCCGCGACAGCGACCACCTCCGCGACTTCGTCCTCGACCACCTATCGGCGCACCCGGCCGTGGCGTCGACCCGCACGAGCGTGGTCTTCGACCACCACTACTCGGGGCCGGCGGTGGGGGATCCGGCTGTCTAG
- a CDS encoding helix-turn-helix domain-containing protein yields MAFSPDVWPECGVARFLGLIDGPWATLIVRELLGGPLRFTELRAALPGISAHTLSDRLRRFEEHGLVTRTAYAEIPPRVVYDLTDVGRGLRPVLEAMNAWASTVPRDPAADPAGAAERDAAPLPVPVVADDRAGRPTCEVPPALAP; encoded by the coding sequence ATGGCGTTCTCCCCGGATGTGTGGCCCGAGTGCGGCGTCGCGCGCTTCCTCGGCCTCATCGACGGGCCGTGGGCGACCCTCATCGTGCGCGAGCTCCTCGGCGGCCCCCTCCGGTTCACCGAGCTGCGGGCCGCGCTCCCCGGCATCAGCGCGCACACCCTCTCCGACCGGCTCCGGCGCTTCGAGGAGCACGGCCTCGTGACGCGCACGGCGTACGCCGAGATCCCGCCGCGGGTCGTCTACGACCTCACAGACGTCGGGCGCGGGCTCCGGCCCGTCCTCGAGGCGATGAACGCGTGGGCGAGCACCGTGCCGCGGGATCCCGCCGCGGATCCGGCCGGGGCCGCCGAGCGCGACGCCGCGCCCCTGCCCGTCCCCGTCGTGGCGGACGACCGCGCGGGCCGCCCCACGTGCGAGGTCCCGCCCGCGCTCGCTCCCTGA
- the ald gene encoding alanine dehydrogenase, whose protein sequence is MKVGIPTEVKNNENRVAATPAGVHELVRRGHEVLVQEGAGLGSSITDADYVEAGATMVATADEVWGQADLLLKVKEPILEEYPRMRAGQTLFTYLHLAASRPCTDALVASGTTAIAYETVQLPNRQLPLLQPMSEVAGRLSTQVGAYHLMRAAGGRGILLGGVPGTPKARVVVIGGGVAGEHAAANALGMGADVTVIDLSIPRLRELEVRFGGQVQTRVSSAYEIAAQLKDADLVIGSVLIPGAQAPKLVTDEMVATMKKGSVLVDIAIDQGGCFEGSRPTTHDDPTFAVHDSVYYCVANMPGAVPETSTRALTNATLPYVIALAEKGWKRALAGDPALALGLNVHDGHVTEPHVAAALGLPLTPVADVLAG, encoded by the coding sequence ATGAAGGTCGGGATCCCCACCGAGGTCAAGAACAACGAGAACCGGGTCGCCGCCACGCCCGCGGGCGTGCACGAGCTCGTGCGCCGCGGCCACGAGGTGCTCGTGCAGGAGGGCGCGGGGCTCGGATCCAGCATCACCGACGCCGACTACGTCGAGGCGGGCGCGACCATGGTCGCCACGGCCGACGAGGTGTGGGGCCAGGCGGATCTGCTGCTCAAGGTCAAGGAGCCGATCCTCGAGGAGTACCCGCGCATGCGCGCCGGCCAGACCCTCTTCACCTACCTGCACCTCGCCGCGTCGCGCCCCTGCACGGACGCGCTCGTCGCGTCCGGCACCACGGCCATCGCCTACGAGACGGTGCAGCTCCCCAACCGCCAGCTCCCGCTCCTCCAGCCGATGAGCGAGGTCGCCGGCCGGCTCTCCACGCAGGTCGGCGCGTACCACCTGATGCGCGCGGCCGGCGGGCGCGGGATCCTCCTCGGCGGCGTGCCCGGCACTCCGAAGGCGCGCGTCGTCGTGATCGGCGGCGGTGTCGCGGGCGAGCACGCGGCGGCGAACGCGCTCGGCATGGGCGCCGACGTGACGGTCATCGACCTCTCGATCCCGCGGCTCCGCGAGCTCGAGGTGCGGTTCGGCGGGCAGGTGCAGACGCGCGTCTCCTCCGCCTACGAGATCGCGGCGCAGCTGAAGGACGCCGACCTCGTCATCGGGTCCGTGCTGATCCCCGGCGCGCAGGCCCCGAAGCTCGTCACCGACGAGATGGTCGCGACCATGAAGAAGGGGTCCGTGCTCGTCGACATCGCCATCGACCAGGGCGGCTGCTTCGAGGGATCCCGGCCCACGACCCACGACGACCCGACCTTCGCCGTGCACGACAGCGTCTACTACTGCGTCGCCAACATGCCGGGCGCGGTGCCCGAGACCTCGACGCGCGCGCTCACGAACGCGACGCTCCCGTACGTGATCGCCCTCGCCGAGAAGGGCTGGAAGCGGGCCCTCGCGGGGGATCCGGCGCTCGCCCTCGGCCTCAACGTGCACGACGGGCACGTGACCGAGCCGCACGTGGCGGCGGCGCTGGGACTGCCGCTCACGCCGGTCGCGGACGTGCTCGCGGGCTGA
- a CDS encoding MmpS family transport accessory protein, with product MTFRYAPEPEPTGPRERKTTNPVGLAALIVGIVALVGAVIPLVNYGSGFVAFVGIVLGIIGLVLADRPKGTALGGLVVSVVALVLSVLLAIAYTVGIATLIGTAVEDSQTTSGAESQDDAIVAGDVTVTYELSGTLPAVDAAWTGRVGDLLGAQEATAQTLPFTREVELPAGSAYDDERLILVGTGGAEEGEVTCRILVDGDVLTEQTSRGAAARAACVATAAEVRSAAG from the coding sequence ATGACCTTCCGCTACGCGCCCGAACCCGAACCGACCGGACCCCGCGAGCGGAAGACCACGAACCCGGTCGGCCTGGCGGCGCTCATCGTGGGGATCGTCGCGCTCGTCGGCGCGGTCATCCCGCTCGTCAACTACGGGTCGGGCTTCGTGGCGTTCGTCGGCATCGTGCTGGGGATCATCGGCCTGGTCCTCGCGGACCGCCCCAAGGGCACCGCGCTCGGCGGGCTCGTCGTGAGCGTGGTGGCGCTGGTGCTCTCGGTGCTGCTGGCCATCGCCTACACGGTGGGGATCGCGACCCTGATCGGCACCGCGGTGGAGGACTCGCAGACCACCTCGGGCGCCGAGTCGCAGGACGACGCGATCGTCGCGGGCGACGTCACCGTCACGTACGAGCTGAGCGGCACGCTGCCCGCGGTCGACGCGGCGTGGACGGGCCGCGTCGGCGACCTGCTCGGCGCCCAGGAGGCGACCGCGCAGACGCTGCCGTTCACGCGCGAGGTCGAGCTCCCCGCGGGCAGCGCCTACGACGACGAGCGCCTGATCCTCGTCGGCACGGGCGGCGCCGAGGAGGGCGAGGTGACCTGCCGGATCCTCGTGGACGGCGACGTGCTCACCGAGCAGACCTCCCGCGGCGCCGCGGCCCGGGCGGCGTGCGTGGCGACGGCCGCCGAGGTCCGCTCGGCCGCCGGCTGA
- a CDS encoding DIP1984 family protein — protein MRLAEALMDRSDLQRRIEQLRSRIQASARYQEGEDPAEDAAALLAEADGAVDRLAALVTRINLTNTAATLEDGTPLTAALARRDALRLRHGILTDAADAAVGRSGVYAQRQMRSELRQIAALPIREVRERADDAARQLRELDARIQRANWEVELIGEAALIGEVEATED, from the coding sequence ATGAGACTCGCCGAGGCGCTGATGGACCGGTCCGACCTGCAGCGTCGCATCGAGCAGCTGCGGAGCCGGATCCAGGCGAGCGCCCGGTACCAGGAGGGCGAGGATCCCGCGGAGGACGCGGCCGCGCTGCTCGCGGAGGCGGATGGAGCGGTCGACCGGCTGGCGGCGCTCGTGACGCGGATCAACCTGACCAACACGGCGGCGACCCTCGAGGACGGCACGCCCCTCACGGCGGCGCTCGCCCGGCGGGACGCGCTGCGGCTGCGGCACGGGATCCTCACCGACGCGGCCGATGCCGCCGTGGGCCGGTCGGGCGTGTACGCGCAGCGGCAGATGCGGAGCGAGCTGCGGCAGATCGCGGCGCTCCCCATCCGCGAGGTGCGCGAGCGCGCCGACGACGCGGCGCGGCAGCTGCGGGAGCTCGACGCGCGGATCCAGCGCGCCAACTGGGAGGTCGAGCTGATCGGGGAGGCGGCGCTGATCGGGGAGGTCGAGGCGACGGAGGACTAG
- a CDS encoding GlxA family transcriptional regulator → MPHAGDKVRIAVYAFDGITMFHLAVPQMVFDEVRRQGLGDWETVLFSDRAGSILTAEGHRLGGVRGLRAAEEADVVVIPSWIDDGRDPRPAFRRTVVAAHARGAAVAGLCLGAIAVADLGLLAGRGAATHWNAVEGLAARHPGIAVDGSALYLDHGDVLTSAGTASGLDACLHMVRTRLGAAAANRVARSLVVAPHREGGQAQYIERPVAADEAGDPVAVATAWALAHLGEDLGVDRLAEVAHMSRRSFLRAFRRSTASTPAAWVRSRRLDEARRLLETTDLPVERISADCGFGTSVTLRQAFAAAFGVTPSSYRQRFDARA, encoded by the coding sequence GTGCCACATGCAGGAGACAAGGTCCGGATCGCCGTCTACGCGTTCGACGGCATCACGATGTTCCACCTGGCCGTCCCGCAGATGGTCTTCGACGAGGTGCGGCGGCAGGGGCTCGGCGACTGGGAGACCGTGCTCTTCTCGGACCGCGCCGGCTCGATCCTCACCGCGGAGGGCCACCGGCTCGGCGGGGTGCGGGGGCTGCGCGCGGCGGAGGAGGCGGACGTCGTGGTCATCCCGTCGTGGATCGACGACGGCCGGGACCCGCGCCCCGCCTTCCGCCGCACGGTCGTCGCGGCCCACGCGCGCGGCGCCGCGGTCGCCGGCCTCTGCCTCGGTGCGATCGCCGTCGCCGACCTCGGGCTCCTCGCCGGCCGCGGCGCCGCCACGCACTGGAACGCCGTGGAGGGACTGGCGGCGCGGCACCCGGGGATCGCCGTCGACGGATCCGCGCTCTACCTCGACCACGGCGACGTGCTCACCTCGGCCGGCACCGCCTCCGGGCTCGACGCCTGCCTGCACATGGTGCGCACGCGGCTCGGCGCGGCGGCCGCCAACCGGGTCGCGCGCAGTCTCGTCGTGGCGCCGCACCGCGAGGGCGGGCAGGCGCAGTACATCGAGCGGCCCGTCGCGGCGGACGAGGCGGGGGACCCGGTCGCCGTCGCCACCGCGTGGGCCCTCGCGCACCTCGGGGAGGACCTCGGCGTCGACCGGCTCGCCGAGGTCGCGCACATGAGCCGGCGGTCGTTCCTCCGCGCGTTCCGGCGCTCGACCGCATCCACGCCCGCGGCCTGGGTGCGCTCCCGCCGGCTCGACGAGGCGCGGCGGCTGCTGGAGACCACCGACCTGCCCGTCGAGCGGATCTCCGCGGACTGCGGCTTCGGCACCTCCGTCACCCTGCGGCAGGCCTTCGCGGCCGCCTTCGGGGTCACGCCGTCGAGCTACCGGCAGCGGTTCGACGCGCGGGCGTAG
- a CDS encoding AAA family ATPase, whose amino-acid sequence MPLQQPVVGLFLNSHRPANGNYTTVSSIPTTFPASEQLFEQYATERRNQWAGQWTGRTSQLALKETLIAAAVFGNQGNDHVTYNADAAAMWEGFQHVVAAVLPTSLRYRRLRVEAPDIIVETETGDFVIDDASGGISAILDVAWQVFLRSRGHSSFTAILDEPENHLHPSLQRELLPRLLDAFPGVRFIVATHSPFVVTATPDSAVYALEYNDDNKVESRQLDYSNKAAGADETLKRVLGVPSIMPIWAERRFDEIVARHLTGSVSTETLLQLRAELVQMGLESDFPAAVLRTIDNANTIGEP is encoded by the coding sequence ATGCCACTGCAGCAGCCGGTCGTTGGGTTGTTTCTAAACTCCCATCGTCCCGCCAACGGCAACTACACGACCGTATCATCTATTCCGACGACATTTCCGGCCTCCGAACAACTATTTGAGCAGTACGCCACAGAGCGTCGGAATCAATGGGCGGGCCAATGGACCGGTCGAACTTCGCAACTGGCATTAAAAGAAACGCTGATAGCGGCGGCCGTCTTTGGCAACCAGGGCAACGATCACGTGACGTACAACGCTGATGCGGCCGCTATGTGGGAAGGATTCCAGCATGTGGTAGCAGCCGTACTACCAACCAGTCTTCGATATCGCAGACTCCGAGTTGAAGCTCCGGATATCATTGTTGAGACGGAGACAGGCGATTTCGTAATAGATGACGCATCAGGCGGGATCTCCGCTATCCTTGATGTTGCATGGCAAGTGTTTCTCCGATCGAGAGGTCATTCCTCATTTACGGCCATTCTCGATGAACCTGAAAATCACTTACATCCAAGTCTGCAGCGTGAACTGCTACCGAGGCTTTTGGATGCATTTCCCGGAGTGCGGTTCATCGTGGCGACTCACAGCCCATTCGTTGTAACTGCCACGCCGGATTCTGCCGTCTATGCGCTTGAATATAATGACGACAATAAGGTTGAATCGCGTCAGTTAGATTACTCCAATAAGGCGGCGGGGGCAGACGAGACACTCAAGCGCGTTTTAGGAGTTCCTTCAATCATGCCCATCTGGGCGGAGCGGCGTTTTGACGAGATAGTTGCGCGGCATCTAACGGGATCCGTGTCAACCGAAACCCTGCTACAGCTACGGGCCGAACTTGTGCAGATGGGGCTTGAATCCGACTTTCCTGCTGCCGTCTTGCGTACTATCGACAATGCAAATACGATTGGCGAGCCTTGA
- the dcd gene encoding dCTP deaminase: MLLSDRDITAELDAGRVALDPYDPGMLQPASIDVRIDRFFRLFDNHKYPYIDPAEDQPELTRLIESKPGEPFILHPGEFVLGSTFEMVTLPDDVAARLEGKSSLGRLGLLTHSTAGFIDPGFSGHVTLELSNVATLPIKLWPGMKIGQLCFFRLSSPAEKPYGSGEYASRYQGQRGPTASRSYLNFVHTDVTVTDAGQPGE; this comes from the coding sequence GTGCTCCTCTCCGACCGTGACATCACCGCCGAGCTCGACGCCGGACGAGTGGCCCTCGACCCCTACGACCCCGGGATGCTGCAGCCCGCGAGCATCGACGTGCGGATCGACCGGTTCTTCCGGCTGTTCGACAACCACAAGTACCCCTACATCGACCCCGCCGAGGACCAGCCCGAGCTGACCCGCCTCATCGAGTCGAAGCCGGGGGAGCCGTTCATCCTGCACCCGGGCGAGTTCGTGCTCGGATCCACGTTCGAGATGGTCACGCTGCCCGACGACGTCGCCGCGCGTCTCGAGGGCAAGAGCTCGCTCGGCCGCCTCGGCCTCCTCACGCACTCCACCGCCGGCTTCATCGACCCCGGGTTCTCCGGCCACGTCACCCTGGAGCTGTCGAACGTCGCGACGCTCCCCATCAAGCTCTGGCCCGGGATGAAGATCGGCCAGCTCTGCTTCTTCCGCCTGTCGTCGCCCGCCGAGAAGCCCTACGGATCCGGCGAGTACGCCTCCCGCTACCAGGGCCAGCGCGGCCCGACCGCCTCCCGCTCGTACCTCAACTTCGTGCACACGGACGTGACGGTGACGGACGCGGGCCAGCCCGGCGAGTAG
- a CDS encoding NmrA family NAD(P)-binding protein produces the protein MTFLIHGATGAQGAPVLAALLPSAPDTRAAVRDAAAYSGPGTAVSVDLSSADSLAAAYADVDGVFLHLPIGSPAQQATQAAAVVEAVRRARPGRMVLSTSGARVDVPGDDDSPFTVITRGIREAGVSLAVVEPRLYLENLLMPIVVGPAREEGVLRYPLRDGYAVSWSSHLDVADVVVRLLEDASVTGVVGIGALPALTGADLAAGFAEHLGRDVRYEPLTPDEFGERIIPLFGEAGARPVIEAYRWRATQEADAVDEATSAQTRLGLTPRSVRAWLRDIGA, from the coding sequence ATGACCTTCCTCATCCACGGCGCCACCGGCGCCCAGGGCGCTCCCGTGCTGGCCGCCCTCCTCCCGTCCGCTCCCGACACCCGCGCCGCCGTGCGCGACGCCGCCGCCTACTCCGGGCCGGGCACGGCCGTCTCGGTCGACCTCTCCTCCGCCGACTCCCTGGCCGCGGCCTACGCGGACGTCGACGGCGTGTTCCTGCACCTCCCGATCGGATCCCCGGCGCAGCAGGCGACCCAGGCGGCCGCCGTGGTCGAGGCGGTCCGCCGCGCCCGTCCGGGCCGCATGGTGCTCTCCACGAGCGGCGCGCGCGTCGACGTGCCCGGAGATGACGACAGCCCCTTCACCGTCATCACCCGCGGGATCCGCGAGGCCGGCGTCTCGCTCGCCGTCGTCGAGCCCCGCCTGTACCTCGAGAACCTGCTCATGCCGATCGTCGTCGGACCGGCGCGCGAGGAGGGCGTCCTGCGCTACCCGCTGCGCGACGGCTACGCGGTCTCCTGGAGCTCGCACCTCGACGTCGCCGACGTGGTCGTGCGCCTCCTCGAGGACGCCTCCGTCACGGGCGTCGTCGGCATCGGCGCGCTCCCGGCCCTCACCGGCGCGGACCTCGCCGCGGGCTTCGCGGAGCACCTCGGGCGCGACGTGCGCTACGAGCCGCTGACGCCGGACGAGTTCGGCGAGCGGATCATCCCGCTCTTCGGCGAGGCGGGCGCGCGGCCGGTCATCGAGGCGTACCGCTGGCGCGCCACGCAGGAGGCGGACGCCGTCGACGAGGCCACGAGCGCGCAGACCCGGCTCGGGCTGACGCCGCGCTCGGTGCGCGCGTGGCTCCGCGACATCGGCGCCTGA
- a CDS encoding isochorismatase family protein has translation MTAPRRALVLVDIQQEYFGGPLEIRHPDRDDSVRTIGRAIDAATAAGIPVVVVQHTAGEGAPVFDPTSEAYRLHPEIESRRTDAWKGLVKTKGSVFAGTDFADWLRAEGLDTITLVGYMTNNCILASAVEADGYEVAAEVLSDATGAIALENAAGSVDAATVHGTLMTLLHSNYAAVATTDAWIEAVTAGQALPTDDLGSSAVAGAARSAG, from the coding sequence ATGACCGCACCCCGCCGCGCCCTCGTCCTCGTCGACATCCAGCAGGAGTACTTCGGCGGCCCCCTCGAGATCCGCCACCCCGACCGCGATGACTCGGTGCGCACCATCGGCCGCGCGATCGACGCCGCCACCGCGGCCGGGATCCCCGTCGTCGTCGTGCAGCACACCGCCGGCGAGGGCGCGCCCGTCTTCGACCCGACGAGCGAGGCGTACCGGCTGCACCCGGAGATCGAGTCGCGCCGGACGGACGCGTGGAAGGGCCTCGTGAAGACGAAGGGCTCCGTCTTCGCGGGCACCGACTTCGCCGACTGGCTGCGCGCGGAGGGCCTCGACACGATCACGCTGGTCGGCTACATGACCAACAACTGCATCCTCGCGTCGGCGGTCGAGGCCGACGGGTACGAGGTCGCGGCGGAGGTGCTCTCCGACGCGACCGGCGCGATCGCCCTCGAGAACGCGGCGGGATCCGTCGACGCAGCCACCGTGCACGGCACGCTCATGACGCTGCTGCACTCCAACTACGCGGCGGTCGCGACGACCGACGCGTGGATCGAGGCGGTCACCGCGGGCCAGGCCCTCCCGACGGACGACCTCGGCAGCTCCGCCGTCGCGGGCGCGGCGCGCTCCGCGGGCTGA